From Perognathus longimembris pacificus isolate PPM17 chromosome 4, ASM2315922v1, whole genome shotgun sequence, one genomic window encodes:
- the Chrna1 gene encoding acetylcholine receptor subunit alpha isoform X1: protein MEPLPLLLLLGLCSVSHINGVSTMLPLCLLSFTAGLVLGSEHETRLVAKLFENYSSVVRPVEDHRQAVEVTVGLQLIQLISVDEVNQIVTTNVRLKQQWVDYNLKWNPDDYGGVKKIHIPSEKIWRPDLVLYNNANGDFAIVKFTKVLLDYTGHITWTPPAIFKSYCEILVTHFPFDEQNCSMKLGTWSYDGSVVTIYPESDQPDLSNFMESGEWVIKESRGWKHWVFYSCCPNTPYLDITYHFVMQRLPLYFIVNVIIPCLLFSFLTSLVFYLPTDSGEKMTLSISVLLSLTVFLLVIVELIPSTSSAVPLIGKYMLFTMVFVIASIIITVIVINTHHRSPSTHIMPEWVRKVFIDTIPNVMFFSTMKRPSRDKQEKKIFTEDIDISDISGKPGPPPLGFHSPLIKHPEVKSAIEGVKYIAETMKSDQESNNAAEEWKYVAMVMDHILLGVFMLVCLIGTLAVFAGRLIELNQQG from the exons TGTCTCATATAAATGGAGTCAGCACCATGCTGCCGCTATGCTTGCTGTCTTTCACAG CTGGCCTCGTTCTGGGCTCTGAACATGAGACCCGTCTGGTGGCAAAGCTATTTGAGAACTACAGCAGCGTGGTGCGGCCAGTGGAGGATCACCGCCAAGCTGTGGAGGTCACCGTGGGCCTGCAGCTGATACAGCTCATCAGCGTG gatGAAGTAAATCAAATCGTGACAACCAATGTGCGTCTGAAACAG CAATGGGTGGATTACAACCTAAAATGGAATCCAGATGACTATGGTGGtgtgaaaaaaattcacattccCTCAGAAAAGATCTGGCGGCCAGACCTTGTTCTCTACAACAA TGCAAATGGTGACTTTGCCATTGTCAAGTTCACCAAAGTGCTGCTGGACTACACCGGCCACATTACGTGGACACCTCCAGCCATCTTTAAAAGCTACTGTGAGATCCTTGTCACCCACTTTCCATTTGATGAGCAGAACTGCAGCATGAAGCTGGGCACCTGGTCCTATGATGGCTCTGTGGTGACAATCTACCCG gAAAGTGACCAGCCAGACCTGAGCAACTTCATGGAGAGCGGGGAATGGGTGATCAAGGAGTCCCGGGGCTGGAAGCACTGGGTGTTCTATTCCTGCTGCCCCAACACCCCATACCTAGACATCACCTACCACTTCGTCATGCAACGCCTGCCTCTCTACTTCATCGTCAACGTCATCATTCCCTGCCTGCTCTTCTCCTTCCTAACCAGTCTGGTGTTCTACCTACCCACAGACTCAG GGGAGAAGATGACACTGAGCATCTCTGTCTTACTGTCATTGACTGTGTTCCTGCTGGTCATTGTGGAGCTGATCCCCTCCACCTCCAGTGCTGTGCCCTTGATTGGGAAATATATGTTGTTCACCATGGTGTTTGTCATCGCGTCCATCATTATCACCGTCATTGTCATCAACACACACCACCGCTCTCCTAGCACCCACATCATGCCCGAGTGGGTGCGAAAG GTTTTTATCGACACTATCCCGAATGTCATGTTTTTCTCCACAATGAAAAGACCATCAAGagacaaacaagagaaaaaaattttcaCCGAAGACATCGATATTTCTGACATCTCTGGGAAGCCTGGGCCTCCCCCCCTGGGATTCCACTCTCCACTAATTAAACACCCTGAGGTGAAAAGTGCCATCGAAGGTGTCAAATACATCGCAGAGACCATGAAGTCAGACCAGGAGTCCAATAAT GCGGCGGAGGAGTGGAAGTACGTCGCAATGGTAATGGACCACATTCTCCTTGGGGTCTTCATGCTTGTCTGTCTCATCGGAACCCTGGCTGTGTTTGCAGGCCGGCTCATTGAACTGAATCAGCAAGGATGA
- the Chrna1 gene encoding acetylcholine receptor subunit alpha isoform X2, which yields MEPLPLLLLLGLCSAGLVLGSEHETRLVAKLFENYSSVVRPVEDHRQAVEVTVGLQLIQLISVDEVNQIVTTNVRLKQQWVDYNLKWNPDDYGGVKKIHIPSEKIWRPDLVLYNNANGDFAIVKFTKVLLDYTGHITWTPPAIFKSYCEILVTHFPFDEQNCSMKLGTWSYDGSVVTIYPESDQPDLSNFMESGEWVIKESRGWKHWVFYSCCPNTPYLDITYHFVMQRLPLYFIVNVIIPCLLFSFLTSLVFYLPTDSGEKMTLSISVLLSLTVFLLVIVELIPSTSSAVPLIGKYMLFTMVFVIASIIITVIVINTHHRSPSTHIMPEWVRKVFIDTIPNVMFFSTMKRPSRDKQEKKIFTEDIDISDISGKPGPPPLGFHSPLIKHPEVKSAIEGVKYIAETMKSDQESNNAAEEWKYVAMVMDHILLGVFMLVCLIGTLAVFAGRLIELNQQG from the exons CTGGCCTCGTTCTGGGCTCTGAACATGAGACCCGTCTGGTGGCAAAGCTATTTGAGAACTACAGCAGCGTGGTGCGGCCAGTGGAGGATCACCGCCAAGCTGTGGAGGTCACCGTGGGCCTGCAGCTGATACAGCTCATCAGCGTG gatGAAGTAAATCAAATCGTGACAACCAATGTGCGTCTGAAACAG CAATGGGTGGATTACAACCTAAAATGGAATCCAGATGACTATGGTGGtgtgaaaaaaattcacattccCTCAGAAAAGATCTGGCGGCCAGACCTTGTTCTCTACAACAA TGCAAATGGTGACTTTGCCATTGTCAAGTTCACCAAAGTGCTGCTGGACTACACCGGCCACATTACGTGGACACCTCCAGCCATCTTTAAAAGCTACTGTGAGATCCTTGTCACCCACTTTCCATTTGATGAGCAGAACTGCAGCATGAAGCTGGGCACCTGGTCCTATGATGGCTCTGTGGTGACAATCTACCCG gAAAGTGACCAGCCAGACCTGAGCAACTTCATGGAGAGCGGGGAATGGGTGATCAAGGAGTCCCGGGGCTGGAAGCACTGGGTGTTCTATTCCTGCTGCCCCAACACCCCATACCTAGACATCACCTACCACTTCGTCATGCAACGCCTGCCTCTCTACTTCATCGTCAACGTCATCATTCCCTGCCTGCTCTTCTCCTTCCTAACCAGTCTGGTGTTCTACCTACCCACAGACTCAG GGGAGAAGATGACACTGAGCATCTCTGTCTTACTGTCATTGACTGTGTTCCTGCTGGTCATTGTGGAGCTGATCCCCTCCACCTCCAGTGCTGTGCCCTTGATTGGGAAATATATGTTGTTCACCATGGTGTTTGTCATCGCGTCCATCATTATCACCGTCATTGTCATCAACACACACCACCGCTCTCCTAGCACCCACATCATGCCCGAGTGGGTGCGAAAG GTTTTTATCGACACTATCCCGAATGTCATGTTTTTCTCCACAATGAAAAGACCATCAAGagacaaacaagagaaaaaaattttcaCCGAAGACATCGATATTTCTGACATCTCTGGGAAGCCTGGGCCTCCCCCCCTGGGATTCCACTCTCCACTAATTAAACACCCTGAGGTGAAAAGTGCCATCGAAGGTGTCAAATACATCGCAGAGACCATGAAGTCAGACCAGGAGTCCAATAAT GCGGCGGAGGAGTGGAAGTACGTCGCAATGGTAATGGACCACATTCTCCTTGGGGTCTTCATGCTTGTCTGTCTCATCGGAACCCTGGCTGTGTTTGCAGGCCGGCTCATTGAACTGAATCAGCAAGGATGA